TCAGCCACAGATTATCGCTCTGAATCACTTCTCTGTTGAAGTTGGACGGGTTCAATTCGACCACATCGTCGCTGGGAGAATAAAATGCTTGCACACTAACAAGCAACGAAAAGCCCAGGAACACTCCTGCACAAAAGATTACATTTACAGGTAATCAGGGAGGCAGCCATTTTCAAACACAATTTAAATTGTATAAGCACATCATCACACTCAATGTGGGAAAGATTTAAAAGTCATAGAATTAAAGAGGCCTGCCAACCTATGTGCCATTGTTATTCCAGCAAGCCGACAAGACAAACTCAAAAATCGTGCAACCTAACAATCCCATTTTAAAGAATAAATTTGCGGTTGTACTTACCAGAAAGTAACGGTTTCATTATTTTAGCAGTGTCTAAGCCACCTTTACTAGTTGCAAACACTACGAAGTCTGCAGCCGCTTTCTTTAGCAGCCTGCAATAATGTCAATGGAGGAGATTCACCGTGGCCCACGGTGATTGGCTGAACCCAAGCGCTGCAACCTAATGGCGAACGCCGATTGGCTGAAACGAGCAGTCGTGTGGACGACCAATCGGAAAGCGCCGTGTAAGGTTTTAAGGGAAGCGTATGTTTACAGCAAAAGTGACGAGTAAAGAAACTAAGATCATAaatgagtttttttattttgtcattgtgacaaaaaaggaaaacaaaaaatgtcatAGAGAAATTAAAACACTAAGAAATCGTGCCAAAAGTTGATCCCCCACGTTTTAAGGCAATACGtggaattttattattttattattatttattatttttattattactaaGTTATTATCACGCATTGAGGGTTGCTTGACATAATATTAATTTGATCAAATCAAATGACTTACTTTTATTTACGTTACGTATATCAAAACAACTGTTCAAATACAGTATAACCACTCCTCTGCTCACAATGTATCTTTTTTGTCTCTAGATGGAGACAAAACCAAACCCTGCGCGCAAACCTTTTTGTATTCCTATTTTTAAATCACTCTTGAGACAAATAAAGAACAATAAACAAAAGAGTTAACAAAATGTTGACCAGCATATTtcttatttctctttttttgtttgttttaaaggcAGTGTAGCCTTTCGCGTTAACAGGTATTCAGCACCGGATAAATACGTCGTTTTTatccaaccttaaaaaataaaagcttacTCTTATTTTTGTGACTTACCGGAAGTTGTTTGTTCAAGTAGTAGTGACTTGACGAAGTTGCGCTCCTCAAATCCAACTTTCAGAGACGCCAAACGTCTGCGCGTGCATGCAAGAACATTTCACCgcatccgattttttttttctctttttatctctcttaTGCAATAAACACTTTTACTTGACTTGGACAACAATTTCAGCGCCCCCAGTGCAACACAATGTGGGGAATCCACAGGAGCCGGTACCGGAGCGGCTCCGGAGCATGCGAGGAGCCCGAAATTGTGGTGAACATCGGCGGGCTGAAACAGGTGTTTTTCCGGGACGTTCTCGACCGTTTTCCGGAGACCCGACTGGCTGAACTGGTGAACTCGGTGTCACCCGTCCCTACGGAGGAAATCTCCTCCTTGTGTGATGATTACGACCCTGATAAAGGAGAGTTTTATTTCGACAGGGATCCAGACGCCTTTAAATGCATCACGGAGCTTTATTATTACGGCGAGATCCACATCAAGCGAGGCATCTGCCCCATCTGCTTCATGAAGGAGatggatttttggaaaattGACTCGGATTACCTGGATGAGTGCTGCAAGAGCCACTTGCAGGAGGTGGAGGACGAGCTGGAGGAGATCGCCGAGAAGGTGAGGACCATCCTGGTGGACCGGGATGGAGACCCGAGCGTCAGTGGCTGGCAGCGCTTCCAGACGTGGACGTGGAGGTTGATGGAGAAGCCCGAGTCGTCTTTGGCCGCTCACATCATCGCCATCCTCTCCTTTATCTTCATCCTCATCTCCTCTGTGGTTATGTGCGTCAGCACCATACCGGACCTGCAGGTGGAGGACGAGGAGGGGAAACTCACGGAGAACCCCACCATGGAGGTCACATTGATAAAAAGAAacttaaaaaatagaaactgGAAAACATCTTTAGATGAAtaacactctttttttttttttcagtggatCGAGACGGTGTGCATCGGCTGGTTCACCATCGAGTATGTGCTGCGTCTGCTCTCGTCCCCGAACAAAGTCAAATTTGCGCTGGCCTTCATGAACGTGGTGGACTTCATGGCCATCATGCCCTTCTTCGTGGTGCTCCTCCTTACCTCGCTGGGCGCCGGCGTGATGGAGCTGGCCAACGTGCAGCAGGCGGTGCAGGCTTTACGCATCATGCGCATCGCCCGTATCTTCAAGTTGGCCCGCCACTCCTCGGGACTCCAGACCCTCACCAGCGCCTTGAAGAGCAGCCTGAAGGAGCTGGGCCTGCTCCTCATGTACATGGGCGTGGGGGTGTTCCTCTTCTCGGCGCTGGGATACACCGTGGAGCAGCACCACCCGGAGACTTTGTTCACCAGCATCCCGCAGTCCTTCTGGTGGGCCGTCATCACCATGACCACAGTGGGTTACGGCGACGTGTACCCCAAGACTACCTTAGGCCGCTGTAACGCCGCCATTAGCTTTCTGTGCGGCGTCATCGCCATCGCTTTGCCTATCCATCCCATCATCAACAATTTTGTCCTGTTCTACAATAAGCAGCAGGTTCTGGAGACGGCCGCCAAGCACGAGATCGAACTGATGGCATTGCGTTCCGACCAGGACGACGAAGGCACCCCCAAACATGTGTGTGGGACACTCCTGAAGAGCCCCCGCAAGTGGGGGGCGGCCAACCAGGGCCCTAACATGAACACAAGCTTGGAGAGAACAGCTGAAATCAAATAGTTCTCTGAACAGTTCCTCACATGTGTCTCCATCTTTGGGGGTGtccaaaataagaaaataatcaGATGTATCTCATCATGGATGTACAGTAGAATCTCGGGTTGTGAATCCATTCTGTGACCAAATCAAAATGTAAAGTCATGCTTTCCATTGTAATGAATGGAAtgcaattaatccgttccagccaggtaagtagtaaaaaaaaaaaaaaggactaaaGAATATAGAAAAAAAGTTATTATTCCTCTGTATAAATCCGAATGTTTTTTGTGTCAAAATGGAAGGTGTGTGACGGCCCACAACATTATTACATTACGTCTCCgctagtgtacctaataaagtgtcccGTGAGTGAACAAGAGTCTAAAGGCCTTTTTTCTCGCCGTGTTGTCCGACGCAACCTCACAGCTGTTCACGATGCGTCTGTCGCTGTCAT
This genomic stretch from Syngnathus scovelli strain Florida chromosome 20, RoL_Ssco_1.2, whole genome shotgun sequence harbors:
- the LOC125990301 gene encoding potassium voltage-gated channel subfamily F member 1 produces the protein MWGIHRSRYRSGSGACEEPEIVVNIGGLKQVFFRDVLDRFPETRLAELVNSVSPVPTEEISSLCDDYDPDKGEFYFDRDPDAFKCITELYYYGEIHIKRGICPICFMKEMDFWKIDSDYLDECCKSHLQEVEDELEEIAEKVRTILVDRDGDPSVSGWQRFQTWTWRLMEKPESSLAAHIIAILSFIFILISSVVMCVSTIPDLQVEDEEGKLTENPTMEWIETVCIGWFTIEYVLRLLSSPNKVKFALAFMNVVDFMAIMPFFVVLLLTSLGAGVMELANVQQAVQALRIMRIARIFKLARHSSGLQTLTSALKSSLKELGLLLMYMGVGVFLFSALGYTVEQHHPETLFTSIPQSFWWAVITMTTVGYGDVYPKTTLGRCNAAISFLCGVIAIALPIHPIINNFVLFYNKQQVLETAAKHEIELMALRSDQDDEGTPKHVCGTLLKSPRKWGAANQGPNMNTSLERTAEIK